The DNA segment TGCTTTGTTGCCTGAATAAAATTGGGTTCAGTTGCTATGGATCACTGAAGAAAAACACCAGGCAGGGAATTACCAGTCCCTGCCACAGCACATAAGGatattcttcaaaaattttcTCTGAATATAGAGATGTATCTCCTTTCTTCCCAGCACACTCCCCCTGCCAGAGAAAATTTTCAGTCTGCCAAAAGTGGGATGACAGAGAGATGCGATGTGAGCTGGCCAGTCAGCATGAGAAACCTCAGCAGAGGAGTAGTGAGTGGACTAAGGGGACAGCAGAGACACCTGTTCGAGTCGAGGTGGCAGAAACACACCTGTGGTCCCTCATTTGACGGGACCCTCATTTCTTGCTGCTCATCGATCAGCATGAGCAGCAAGAAAACAAACGTCCAGAAGTGACATTAGAGATAGTGATAAGAAACCTTGTTCAAGTTCACTGGGCAGCAAGAAGCCATAACAACAGCAGAAACATGTCCTGGCCCCAGGTAACTGTTTATCCAGTTCTTGGGAGGCAAAACTCTCCTTTGCCTCAAATACTGAAAGTAAGTCATTTCACTGCTTGCTTGAAATGTCATAAGTAGAAGGAAAAGGGATGAAAATGAAGGCCAGGTTTCACTAGAAAACATTGAAATTTAAATAAGGGAAATTTCTTAATATCAGGAGGAGAAGCCAGGTGAGTGTGGAGGAAGAAGCGGGACCTCTGTGTTCAGATGAACTTTTGCTCAAAACCTGCACCGCCACGGCAGGGCGTTCCGACCATCATTTCTCTGCTTCCTGGTTTCCTCAGCTGCAAAATGAGGGTAGTTTTGTTCTTTGACTTTATCTGAGATTTATGCCGATGATAAATAATATGTCATACATATATAAGGTGCCAAACAGAGTGTCtaattccagaggaaaaaaaagattcaacaaataaatcaaaacagaatTAAGATGACATCACACCACCTCAGGGTCTCTTAGGACATTGTCACCATTGCTACCTGTGTTTTTACACTGTTGATTAGACTGCCACCAATTAATTCATTAGTAACttttgaaactgggtcactgaggACTATTTTGTTGTTCAGTTACATCTTCTCTGGACACTGGTAGCagaataaacatataaaagaaaGGATGCTATTATAGAATTTGCAGggcagcctgcctccctgcctccctgcctccatgcCCGGGAAGATCAGAAGAACCCTTctgagaaaatgagagagaaaccCTCCTTAACTCTGCATCGCTCTTTTATTCCTTTGAATTAACAGAGTAACCAGGACATCTAGTGTCAGATGCCATGATAGACTCGGTGAGGGAAGAGGGGACTGAGACGGCTCATTCTGTCAGGAGCTGTGAAAATCCAGGAGAGCTCTGTCAGTTGTCAGAGTCagctgtgagtgtgtgtctgtgtgtgtgtgtgtgtctgtgtctgtgtctgtgtgtgtccgtgCCCACACATGCACTTGTGTGGGAGTGAGACAGGTGAGAGActggagtgtgtgtgagaatgggaGCAGATGTGCCCACAAAGCTGCTCACCCACCTAACGCCCCTCACACTGTGGTTCCCTCAGGGGCCTGGGGAACAGCCTGTCAGGAAGGGGGTGAGCATGCGATCAGCATGGCACATTTTTCTAAATCATCAAAACGTAGGCAGAGGGTGAATACAGCCAGTTTTTAAATCTGGAATTCAGTTCATTATAATTGATACTGCAGAAAAGTGTTCAAGAGCCATTTCTGTTAGGTTGTTATTCTGAGTTAACATGAAATGACAAATGTCTTCCATGGtcattttttgtctcttttgaAAGGGACAGTCACAGCTGTGAGTTGAGGAGACCATAACTATTTGAGAGGCAGAAAAACAAGGTGTTGGAAAAGGCACTGCCACTCAGTAATATCCACTAATGTCATAGGTATCGAGTAATACCAATACTATAAATTACCTTACAGGGAACCTCACCTTAGACTCCAACTATTATTGaggttttttatttctagttttggtaGCAGACAGCATTTACTCTTTTTGAATCTCAACTATCCAGGCCATGGGCAGCTTCTGTCCCAAATGAAGACTGAGTGAGATTTCTTTCCAAATATAAGTAAGGTAAGTGtatctcaaatatattttttaatcattaaacaGGGAGATGAAGAAAAACCTGAATCTCGATCACTTACTAGCCCCCCAGGGACAGTGAGCGTGGGCAGTCTTGCCTAGGCTGTCATCAAGGCTGCCTGTGAACATTAACTGAGAACAATATTTCTGGCAGGAAGATGTAAATTTTATCATGTATTTAGTGAAATTGCTTCAAACTTTAATTGAcccaaattcaaaataaataaacaacttcCAGCCTCCCAGGGAAAATATTCCCAATAGAACAGAGAACACTGGTATGATTGCATGTAGAGGCTAGAAGGGAGCAGTTTTATATCCAAAGGATCTGACCCCACGGGATTTACTGTATCACTAGCAgttgaatgttttaaaaaatcttcaagaaTGAAAACACAGTGACTCTGAAGGTTAACAAGCATTAGGCATTTAAACATTTAATTGATTATTCAAATGAAAATGTGACTGTGTTTACCACTTTACTATCAATAGAGAAGAATTAAAGTTTTGATAAAAGCAGAGAGTAATTTTAGATTCTGGAACttgtaggagagagagagatggagttACAATGTCCGTAGCCAGGACAAGGATTGAACTGTCATTGCCAAGGAGAGAAGCAGGGAGGAAGTAGGAGTGCAGAGCAGACCTGACCTGTCATTGAGTTTGGCCCATCAGATACTTCTGGCAAGTACATGGCAAGGTGCTATCTCTGCAGTGACCATTTCTCCTGTGAGCTCAGGGAGGGGATTTTTCTGTTCCAAATTCATGTCTGTGAACCCTGAGCAATGTCCTTACTCACTCAGCTTATGGTGACAATGACTCTATAActttagtaaaaagaaaagaatgcagggAAACAGAATGAACATAGGAAAATGTATAAAGCTATCAATATGACGAAGAGCAATTgccaaggaagaaacatggaGTTGTCAATGTCCCAAATCAAAGGTTATATTTCCACTGTTGGTTTATAACCTTGTTATACCATGTCACTTGTGCTACCATGTCACTGAGTGTGCACCAACATGACACACTTTCTCCCACTCACTGGTAGCCTGATTCAGCTCCTTAAGGAACAAGTTGTTAATGGTCAGGACTCTAGGCTCTGATATTATGCTCTTTAAGTAATAGatgcttattaaatattatttgaatgaataaatgtacatTGCTTGCTTGAGCAATAGGGAAGAAGAGTAACCTAACATAGTTTGATTCTCTATTCAGAACACACATTGGGTAGAACTGGAGCAATTGTTGGAACACTCAAGGAATTCATTTTTCCTCTTACGTAAAATGCGTAGAGTTTCTCTACAAACCCTTGAGTTATACCTAAATTTGCTCATTTAATTATCAATTATTTCCCCTACTAAACACAAAAACATATTATAGcctgatatatttattattaatacttaGTACACCAGCAAGAATGCATTAACCAGATCTTCTTTTACAGGATGGATACCTGAGAGCAGCTGCTTAAAATATTAATCTCAGTGAGGGTAAGTTTGGATATAAAGGTGAGAGGAATTTCCCAGTCTTCTACCTAATGGAATTCCTGAGGGCGTCTTAAAACTCCTAAGATTGGACAGTGGTATATGTCAGTGACAAAGGTAGGGTACTTTAGAATTCATTTACATTGATTGACTCATATGTGTACACTTGTTTTTGGTTGTtgcttgggcaagttacctatcCCCAAACTCAAAGAACATAAGCAGCAGGTTTAGGGAGTTTGTTGGTAAATGGGGAGAGATGAGTTGAGGAGAGGAGCAGCAgaaatttttcaaagaagatgTCACCCAGGCACTGATTCTGACTGTTGCACAGCAAAGAGCACAGGGTTGACCAGAGGGTGCAGAGAGCAAACACCACAGATCCTCCCCTctgggccctgcccacaccccGGAGCCCCAGAGCAGGACTCAGTCTGGCCGATATTCAGTTTCCAGAAAAGCTTTCTTTACACCAGTTCAGGAAACTTTCTGCCTAAGCAGTCCCAAAACTGGCTGATAAATACCTTCATTTGCCTAGATATACagggaagaagaaacaaagataaactttcatattttaaacatttgtgtCCCTGAACAGAGATAATTTGAAATGCAAAGAGCAGAACTAacacttttaaataaatgtgcTGTTGTTAGAATTCAGCATAACAACCTAATATGATCAGGGTGAAATACTGATGAAATATTCCTCCAAGCCCATGGAACAGACAGCACCAAGAGTGAAACATATGCAAACTGTGGGCTTTGATGTCTCCATGTGGGTTCACCAATTTTACAAATGTGCTACTCTGGTTAGAGTGCTGACACCAGGGGTAGGCTTCACACGTGTGGACAGGAGGGATATAGGGAATCTCTGTACCTTATGCTCAATATTGCTGTggtcctaaaactgctctaaaaattgtaaaacacacaaaaacgCTAATTGATagatcttgattttttaaatggagcTTTCAGTCTGGTGTGCAAAAGCATAGAAAGatgaggaagggagaagaaaacttCAGAAATGACTTAATTTCCTCCAGGATAAGGACAAATAAGATCTGTACCATGAAACAGTATTGCTGAGAAATGACAAATTACACAtatgatttatgttttctttggcttttatttgacatttttgtaaatgtgcTTGCTAATCAAAGAATTATAAGCATAAGATCTGTCTTAGATATTTCCTGTAGCTGCCTCCTCATAAGATGTCAAAGGCACTGCTATTAACAATTGGCcaataaggaaaagaaggaagtgcGTGCGAGCTGCTTGCTGGGTGCTTGCATCCAGGTTCCAGGGCCAGCTTCTTGCGACACTTCTCTATTCAGGTGGAATCGCTCTTGACTTGGCACAAGGCAGTGATGAGGAATCACACAGCAATAACCACATTCATCCTgctgggattgacagatgacccaAAACTACAAGTCttgctctttgtatttttgtttatcaCCTACCTATTGAGTGTGGCTGGGAACCTCACCATTATCACCCTCACACTGTGGGATTCACATCTTAAAActcccatgtatttttttctccgaAATTTCTCTCTCTTAGAAGTTTCATTTACTACTGTCTGTATCCCCAGATTCCTGTATGCTCTGATATCTGGAGATAATACAGTTACTTATAATGCTTGTGCCACccagttattttttattgtcctCTTCGCtgcaacagaattttttctccttgccgctatgtcctatgaccgctatgtggccatctgtaagcCCCTGCATTACATGAGCATCATGAACAACAGAGTCTGCACTACACTTGTTCTCTGCTGTTGGATTGCAGGCCTGTTAATCATCCTCCCATCCCTTGCCATGGGCCTCCAGCTGGAATTCTGTGACTCAAATGTGATTGATCATTTTGGCTGTGATACatctcctattttacagataacctGCTCAGACACAGTGTTCATAGAGAAAATTGCCTTAAGTTTTGCTGTGGTGACACTTATTATTACCTTGGTGTGTGTTGTCCTCTCCTACACATACATCATCAAGACCATTCTCAGATtcccttctgcccagcaaaggaagaaggccttttccacctgctcctcccacatggTTGTGGTTTCCATCAgttatggcagctgcatcttcatcTACATCAAGCCCTCGGCAAAGGAAGGAGTAGCTATTAATAAAGTGGTGTCTGTGCTCACTACATCCGTTGCCCCTTTGCTTAATCCATTCATTTATACACTCCgaaacaaacaagtgaaaaatgCCTTAAAAGACACGGTAAAACAGATTGGATTTCTCACGAAGAAGTAGGAgactattcattttttttagactaaactaaattaaatttaaatatgaataatCCATGAGCTATATTCATGATTTTTCCAAATAAACTGTTTCTTCCTATTCTGTAGTCATATCAACATTATCTTCCCCTAAAAGTATTTTCCCCTTATAATTGAAAAGTCAAAATCAAGGCATTTATGTCTCATTCCttcaggtttattttttttcagaatggTTTCTTTAATAAATGCATATTCCAGAGACCTGAGTCCCAAAGTGCTCAATGTAATAgaaattaaatgcaaataaatgaaattcagTTTCTGGCTATATTATATAGTCTTCTCCTAATATAGAGTACAGATGCTCAAAGACTATTTCTCACTTTTGGAAATACTTTAACATCAAACCTCCAAATGTGTAAGAGCAATTCaagattcttccaaaaatcttgaaaGTAGATCACACGTGCATTGCAGAGCACTTCTTCGTTATAAAATGTTCACAAATCAAGAATGAGCACAAGTTGTTAATGGGGCAACTTCAAAATCAGTGAACTATATTCTTTCCTTTAAATCcaattttttccagaaaaaaagtttctattgtcatttcttgaAATTATATCAGTTCACAGCCTCCTGAAATATGAAGACAACACAAGAGAAAGGACAACAGTCAATTACTACATGTCCTTTACTGGCTTTATCTTTGATGGTATTTAGATAGAGACTAAAGGAGAACAAGCCAGAATTTACAGGCAAGAGAACTGAATCTTGGTTTGATAAGTTTTCCGATACCCAGACCTCCATTATCCCTTGATTGAAGAACAATGTTAGTGGGggggtgggcaaaataggtggAGGAGGTCAACTATACAGTGgtggatggtaactagacttttgATGGTGATCACTTTGTACTGTATACAGATGTTAAATTGTAATTTAACGTTATTTAAGTTCTATACTTAAATTCATAGAATGTTATTACCAGTTctcctcagttaaaaaaaaggagaatgtTAAAGATTAGGAGGATTggtcaaaaacattaaaaaagttaATAATTCAGGAAAGACACTCTGATCTTCCTGGACCTGGtagactgtttccttcctcaggttagggaagttttcagctgttacatcttcaaataaattttctactcctgtctctctcttctgggactcctataatgttATAGGAATTTATTAGGACATTGCTGTTGTTCCAGAGCTCTCTTACCTGATTCACATTAAGTCTTTATTCCGTCTGTTGTTTAGTTTCATTGCTTTCCATTTCTCTGTCGTCCAAGTCACTTATCTATTCTTTAGAATCTTCTAGTCCACTGTTATTCCcttcagtgtattttttatttcatcttttcaattatttac comes from the Manis pentadactyla isolate mManPen7 chromosome 10, mManPen7.hap1, whole genome shotgun sequence genome and includes:
- the LOC118936167 gene encoding olfactory receptor 6C2-like is translated as MRNHTAITTFILLGLTDDPKLQVLLFVFLFITYLLSVAGNLTIITLTLWDSHLKTPMYFFLRNFSLLEVSFTTVCIPRFLYALISGDNTVTYNACATQLFFIVLFAATEFFLLAAMSYDRYVAICKPLHYMSIMNNRVCTTLVLCCWIAGLLIILPSLAMGLQLEFCDSNVIDHFGCDTSPILQITCSDTVFIEKIALSFAVVTLIITLVCVVLSYTYIIKTILRFPSAQQRKKAFSTCSSHMVVVSISYGSCIFIYIKPSAKEGVAINKVVSVLTTSVAPLLNPFIYTLRNKQVKNALKDTVKQIGFLTKK